The genome window AATTTCATCAACTTTAAAACCCGGCCCCATTTCCGCATCAAAAAATGCAGCGTCTGACTCAAACCAACGACGACCCCAACCTGCGGCTATTGAGCTCTGATAGTCGAAACCGTTAAATCGATCTGTTTTATATGAGCCAAATCCGAATAGATAGTTCTTGCCACCTTCTTCTAAGGTGTAGTTGCTTTGTAAAGATGTTCCCCATTTTTGATCAGTAGTTACATAATCTTTACTACCATCATCGTCTTCTTTTTCAGACTTACGACCAAAAAATTCCATTTTCCAATTAGTTCGCATTTTACCAATTTCATGTTTTAAATCAGACTTTACAATACCAATTGCATAATCGTTATCACCGGTATTGAAAAATGCCCCAACTTCAACAGCACCGCTAATTGTAGACGGGGTGATATCACATTCAGGAAACCCGATGAACTCTTCAGGTGGTACTTCATCAGTAAAGTGATAACAGTCAGGTTTGTCTTCTTCATATAAAGAAGAAACAATAGCGTCTATCGCTTCTGCATTGCTAGATTGAGTTGTTAAGTCATCTTGAGCAATAACAGAGAATGTAGCACTTGTAAGGAACGAAAGGGTTAGCAATTTTTTCATTTTATAATAAATAGAGCTTTTTAACTCTATTCTTTCTTTAGGTTATTATTGTGATCAACATATTAGCGAAAGCATTATAACGAAGTTAACAAAGCAGACCAGTATTTTTCATTATAAATGACAACAAAAAAGGGCTCGAAAGCCCTTTAATAACGATAAGTTAAGGTAACTATCTGATTTATTTGATTAAAGCATCTAGTTCGCCACTGACATAACGAGCGTACATATTATCTAAAGAAATACATTTGAACTTGCTAGCATGGCCAGCAGTGTTGAATGCTTCATAACGAGCTTTAACAATATCGTACATAGCATCAGTTGTTACTTGTAAGAATTTACGCGGGTCAAATTCAGATGGGTTGTGTGCTAAAAAGCGACGAACAGCACCCGTAGAAGCAAGACGTAAATCAGTATCGATGTTTACTTTACGAACGCCATTTTTAATACCTTCTTGAATTTGCTCAACTGGCACACCATAAGTTTCAGGGATATTGCCACCATATTCGTTAATTACCGCTAACCACTCTTGTGGCACAGATGAAGATCCGTGCATTACCAAGTGAGTGTTTGGAATGCGAGCATGGATAGCCTTAATACGATCAATTGATAAAATGTCACTTGTTGGTGGACGAGTAAACTTGTATGCACCGTGTGAGGTACCACAAGCAATAGCTAACGCATCAACTTGAGTTTTTGCAACGAAATCAGCTGCTTCTTCAGGATCAGTAAGCATTTGTTCAGCAGTTAAAACGCCTTCTGCACCAATACCGTCTTCTTCACCTGCCATGCCAGTTTCTAATGAACCTAAACAGCCAAGTTCACCTTCAACACTAACACCACAAGCATGTGCCATCTCAACAGTTCGGCGAGTAACGTCTACATTGTATTCATAAGATGAAGGTGTTTTACCATCTTCGCCTAATGAACCATCCATCATAACTGATGAAAAGCCAAGCTGAATCGAACGCTGACATACAGCAGGAGATGTACCATGATCTTGGTGCATAACTACTGGAATTTCTGGAAACTCTTCCGTAGCAGCAAGAATTAAGTGACGCAGAAAGGGTGCACCAGCATATTTACGAGCACCAGCTGATGCTTGTAAAATTACCGGGCTGTCAGTATCGCGAGCGGCAAGCATAATTGCACGTACTTGCTCAAGATTGTTTACGTTAAACGCAGGGATACCATAGTCAAACTCTGCTGCATGGTCTAGCATTTGACGCATAGAAATTAAAGCCATTACCAACACTCCTTTTGTGTGTGATATAAGCGGTTAAAACCACTTTTAGTATAGTTTAAAGTTATAAAAATATATTTTAATTAAGTGTATTTAATTATGTCTATTGAGCTGCTCGTTCTTCTAAAATGGCAACTGCAGGTAATTTCTTACCTTCTAAAAATTCCAAGAAAGCACCACCACCGGTTGAGATGTAGGATACTTTGTCGGCAATGTCATATTTATCTACTGCTGCTAATGTGTCACCGCCGCCTGCTATCGAGAAAGCATTTGAATTAGCAATTGCTTGAGCGATGGCTTTAGTACCTTCACCAAACTGGTCAAATTCAAAAACCCCTACAGGGCCGTTCCAAACGATAGTTCCGGCGTTTTCAATAATCTTAGCCAACTCTTTTGCTGAATCAGGACCAATATCAAAAATCATTTCATCATCAGCAACTTCGCTTACAGGCTTTAACGTTGCTGTTGCACTTTCGGCAAATTCTTTGGCTACTACTACATCTGTTGGTACTGGAATATCACCATCATTTGCTTGCGCATTAGCTGTTAAACGCTTCGCTTCATCAATTAAGTCGGCCTCAAATAACGACTTACCAACTTGATGGCCACTTGCTGCAATAAATGTATTGGCAATACCGCCACCAACAACAAGTTGATCAACAACTGTTGCAAGCGATTCTAGCACGGTAAGTTTAGTCGAAACTTTTGAACCACCCACAATTGCCACTAATGGACGTGCTGGGTTATCAAGCGCTTTGCCTAATGCTTCTAATTCACCAGCAAGTAAAGGGCCAGCACAAGCTACTGGAGCAAACTTGGCAACTCCGTGTGTACTTGCTTGCGCTCGATGAGCTGTACCAAATGCATCCATTACATAAACATCGCAAAGGCTGGCAAGTTTTTGTGATAACTCTTCACAGTTTTTCTTTTCGCCTTTATTAAAACGAATATTTTCAAAAATAACTAACTCACCTGCAGCAACCTCTACACCGTCTAGGTATTCGCTAACCAGTTTTACTGGCTGTCCAAGTGCGTCAGTTAGATAGTCAGCAACAACTTGCATTGAAAACTCACTGTTAAATTCACCTTCAGTCGGTCGACCTAAATGTGACATCACCATCACTTTAGCACCGGCTTGTAACGCTAGTTTTAATGTAGGTAAGGCTGCTCTTAATCGAGCGTCTGAAGTGATTTTACCGTCTTTTACCGGTACATTTAAATCTTCGCGAATTAATACTCGTTTATTAGCAAGTTCAAGATCAGTCATTTTAATGACAGACATAGCA of Thalassotalea fonticola contains these proteins:
- a CDS encoding DUF481 domain-containing protein, translated to MKKLLTLSFLTSATFSVIAQDDLTTQSSNAEAIDAIVSSLYEEDKPDCYHFTDEVPPEEFIGFPECDITPSTISGAVEVGAFFNTGDNDYAIGIVKSDLKHEIGKMRTNWKMEFFGRKSEKEDDDGSKDYVTTDQKWGTSLQSNYTLEEGGKNYLFGFGSYKTDRFNGFDYQSSIAAGWGRRWFESDAAFFDAEMGPGFKVDEIAETDEHNNKTEKSIIIRAAATYERSFFETMQFKQMFSAEYAPKAGENSKYRSESSITTKLIESLALKFAFSVDHNTEVENDISNTRTETSLTLVYSI
- the fba gene encoding class II fructose-bisphosphate aldolase (catalyzes the reversible aldol condensation of dihydroxyacetonephosphate and glyceraldehyde 3-phosphate in the Calvin cycle, glycolysis, and/or gluconeogenesis) — translated: MALISMRQMLDHAAEFDYGIPAFNVNNLEQVRAIMLAARDTDSPVILQASAGARKYAGAPFLRHLILAATEEFPEIPVVMHQDHGTSPAVCQRSIQLGFSSVMMDGSLGEDGKTPSSYEYNVDVTRRTVEMAHACGVSVEGELGCLGSLETGMAGEEDGIGAEGVLTAEQMLTDPEEAADFVAKTQVDALAIACGTSHGAYKFTRPPTSDILSIDRIKAIHARIPNTHLVMHGSSSVPQEWLAVINEYGGNIPETYGVPVEQIQEGIKNGVRKVNIDTDLRLASTGAVRRFLAHNPSEFDPRKFLQVTTDAMYDIVKARYEAFNTAGHASKFKCISLDNMYARYVSGELDALIK
- a CDS encoding phosphoglycerate kinase, which encodes MSVIKMTDLELANKRVLIREDLNVPVKDGKITSDARLRAALPTLKLALQAGAKVMVMSHLGRPTEGEFNSEFSMQVVADYLTDALGQPVKLVSEYLDGVEVAAGELVIFENIRFNKGEKKNCEELSQKLASLCDVYVMDAFGTAHRAQASTHGVAKFAPVACAGPLLAGELEALGKALDNPARPLVAIVGGSKVSTKLTVLESLATVVDQLVVGGGIANTFIAASGHQVGKSLFEADLIDEAKRLTANAQANDGDIPVPTDVVVAKEFAESATATLKPVSEVADDEMIFDIGPDSAKELAKIIENAGTIVWNGPVGVFEFDQFGEGTKAIAQAIANSNAFSIAGGGDTLAAVDKYDIADKVSYISTGGGAFLEFLEGKKLPAVAILEERAAQ